A single genomic interval of Mycosarcoma maydis chromosome 8, whole genome shotgun sequence harbors:
- a CDS encoding uncharacterized protein (related to dna polymerase epsilon p17 subunit), which translates to MPRKSTGGAASGASVPSTPIAKGLGSRKSLNGTSGTATPPSAVDVDSTVPASTTNLVVPASTKLVLKQQEVALKGIESYELPRGPLIKLAKSSLPDNVQLRRDVQFALVRSASVFISYLTATAHDTARRKKKKNILPEHVMEAMREIELGDADVMRELKEHLLAFREGVVKKKSEKASVGSKAADATEPNDADVSRLESDDMDADESTRDDVEQGGSASLLNRRLADHADQDQDDNDDGDGADELMDED; encoded by the coding sequence ATGCCACGCAAGTCTACAGGAGGAGCAGCGTCAGGTGCGTCAGTGCCGTCGACACCGATTGCGAAAGGATTGGGCTCGCGAAAATCGCTCAACGGTACTAGCGGCACTGCGACTCCACCATCAGCTGTAGATGTAGATTCCACCGTACCGGCTTCGACCACCAACCTCGTCGTTCCTGCGTCCACCAAGCTCGTGCTTAAGCAACAAGAGGTCGCGCTCAAAGGAATCGAGTCGTACGAGCTACCGCGAGGCCCACTTatcaagctcgccaaatCTTCGCTGCCGGACAATGTGCAGTTGCGAAGAGACGTCCAATTCGCCCTCGTCCGTTCAGCAAGCGTATTCATCAGCTACCTGACAGCTACAGCGCACGACAcagcgaggaggaagaaaaagaagaacATCCTACCAGAACACGTCATGGAGGCTATgcgcgagatcgagctcggcgacgCAGACGTGATGCGTGAGTTGAAGGAGCACCTATTGGCGTTCAGAGAAGGCGTCGTAAAAAAGAAGAGCGAAAAGGCAAGTGTTGGCAGCAAAGCTGCCGATGCGACCGAGCCAAACGACGCCGATGTGAGCAGGTTGGAAAGTGACGACATGGACGCGGACGAGTCAACCAGGGATgacgtcgagcaaggcggCAGTGCAAGTTTGCTCAACAGACGCCTCGCGGACCACGCGGATCAAGATCAggacgacaacgacgacggcgacggcgcGGATGAGCTCATGGATGAAGACTAG
- a CDS encoding myosin 1 (related to MYO1 - myosin-1 isoform (type II myosin) heavy chain), whose amino-acid sequence MVDVVRTKSSLFRPLHRASPSVEANNAAQLAAAMPRPSRSVGQSASDAASAAEFASKKYVWIPDSAAGYLSAWVIKEEGDQSLCALQDGSNRTVPTFELSKMNPPKFDKVEDIADLTFLNEASVVHNLRQRYFSSLIYTYSGLFLVAVNPYHTLPIYTDAIVAAYKGRRREENAPHVFALADEAMRNMIDNRENQSLLITGESGAGKTENTKKVIQYLASIAADPAAHTSQSPANSLTPSSSREVLDRINGVEPVSSKRLGLLERQILQANPILEAFGNAQTIRNNNSSRFGKFVRIEFTSVGAIAGANIDWYLLEKSRVAIRSENERSFHIFYQLLRGAEPELKQKLLLTSSPDDYAYLKGTRKHVEGVDDSAEWKLLRDALNTVGFMPEEQLNLFRVAAAILQIGNIQLATDRSEQARITNMPQVEKICHVLGLPEQDFSKALLRPRVKAGREWVTSSRTMRQVSEEMAALSKTLYEKAFGWLVDRINKALDRPTSKSSFIGVLDIAGFEIFDVNSFEQLCINYTNEKLQQFFNHHMFVLEQEEYARENIEWDFVNFGLDLQPTIDLIESTTPIGILSCLDEECIMPKATDLTFTEKLNRIWGTNKDGSATDAAGAAMAAEKGLAHGSTKYARTRFAQGFVVKHYAGDVEYRTDGWLDKNKDPLNDNLTRVMSESTDRFIASLFAEYAEVDEETSLASAPKRRIKRGAFRTVGQRHKEQLNSLMGQLSSTQPHFVRCIVPNPEKKPGKMNVPLVLEQLRCNGVLEGIRIARLGYPNRLLFSEFRNRYEVLTPGIIPPGYMDGRKACQRMVEALELDKLTFKIGTSKIFFKAGVLAEMEERRDSHLYDIFSRFGAACRMYTARRQMKKILNRAAAVRTVQRNARLYVKLREWPWWQLYTRVRPLLTATRHDEELKRKQLELAMVTERAERDQKEREALEALKFQLESEKRKIEEQLISERSLLLDKDQVLARSKERESALEDDLAALQSDVDLLEGQLEKALASQKATEQAHAELKLAFDQAADHLLRLEAEQKAWKEKEDTFMRDLSKHSTNAEQFRTERQVFVTERDDLSRKLQEKEQDLDRAHKRMMTAVQEVEAKLLAEANGRQEEQKRALQLEEQTRQSSYQISELQRVAAGYEARVKEKEQEVSQLQKQVSDLSRERESLSKKLEDLGLKVSTLTFDVKSAKDEHAKTSQARATLQKELDETRRLMEAKSSEDVKTKEIHRMKEQELQTLREQMASVQRELFETKHSNLEQISALRAEISAAQKEAQAHGAARQGAEVQLREAEVRVRETDTKIAAAEKAKREAETLLQEAQSKSAVINRGLQDALKNKATLEKQLQAAATKHQDLEDALLELERNEASWKHKADQVAVELSAESKRRELLEQAHKQAERNANSLQQLVAGKDKEISGLKHELTLAQQEMRRLQSMQNKTIVEHVHVLEEAKKYTDRQLADAQSKLQELAHYTKTLEKSKARLANENEDLTREVSRLQRAAGGSATATASAKVGNGVGLRGAVTTFGNVAPSSGDAKSIKKLEDKVSELASSLKQAQQQRDEALSNARRKDLQADEMVSRAKRQYESHIQELERQLKNSQIARSTTMTNLEELILAGHGSPREPAGSSDGLRHQILDELRRGHEELEQDIAAKSDLLRNHKAPTNGVQAAARGSSNYYVYDKPRMQNASGSGSSTHSDRELESKLAEMTRAYNESLSNQRSTQAQMSQLVTQIRDLQSDLDQTELKYDQLAAAYQCLIQEAGVDEGMIQNLQATLEKYKNQADKHMESWRSSTMELEKQTASLRNSVGRGRGASINGEIGAMGSPTRSALSMH is encoded by the coding sequence atGGTCGACGTCGTACGTACAAAGTCGAGTCTCTTCCGTCCATTACATCGTGCTTCCCCATCGGTCGAAGCCAACAATGCTGCACAACTTGCCGCCGCCATGCCGCGTCCCTCGAGGAGCGTGGGTCAGTCGGCTTCCGATGCCGCCTCAGCGGCAGAATTTGCGTCCAAAAAGTATGTATGGATCCCAGATTCAGCCGCAGGCTACCTCTCCGCTTGGGTCATCAAGGAAGAGGGCGATCAATCGCTCTGCGCCTTGCAGGATGGCTCCAATCGCACCGTCCCCACTTTTGAGCTCAGCAAAATGAACCCGCCCAAATTTGACAAGGTCGAAGACATTGCCGACCTCACCTTCCTCAACGAAGCAAGCGTCGTGCACAACTTGCGCCAAAGATACTTCAGCTCGCTCATTTACACCTACTCCGGCCTCTTCTTGGTTGCCGTCAACCCATACCATACATTGCCCATATACACGGATGCCATCGTAGCTGCATACAAGGGTCGTAGGCGCGAAGAGAATGCACCCCACGTCTTTGCTCTCGCGGACGAGGCCATGCGCAACATGATAGACAATCGAGAGAACCAGAGTCTTCTTATCACCGGTGAATCCGGTGCTGGTAAGACCGAAAACACAAAGAAAGTCATTCAGTATCTTGCCTccatcgctgctgatcCCGCCGCACACACCTCTCAGTCGCCTGCCAACTCGCTGACACCCTCCTCGTCGCGAGAAGTGCTGGATCGCATCAACGGCGTGGAACCAGTTTCCTCAAAGCGCCTcggcctgcttgagcgccagATTCTGCAAGCCAATCCCATCCTCGAAGCTTTTGGTAACGCGCAAACCATCCGCAACAACAACTCCAGTCGTTTTGGCAAATTCGTTCGGATCGAATTTACCTCAGTAGGTGCAATCGCCGGTGCCAACATCGACTGGTACCTCTTGGAGAAGAGCAGAGTCGCCATTCGAAGCGAGAACGAGCGAAGCTTCCATATCTTTTACCAGCTTCTTCGTGGTGCCGAGCcagagctcaagcagaagcTACTGCTCACCAGCTCTCCGGATGACTACGCCTACCTCAAGGGCACACGCAAACATGTCGAAGGTGTCGATGATAGCGCCGAATGGAAGCTGTTGCGTGACGCTCTCAATACCGTCGGCTTTATGCCAGAGGAGCAACTCAATCTCTTCCGTGTGGCTGCCGCTATTCTGCAGATCGGAAACATTCAACTTGCAACCGACCGATCCGAGCAGGCTCGCATCACCAATATGCCCCAGGTCGAAAAAATCTGCCATGTGCTCGGTCTGCCAGAGCAAGACTTCTCCAAAGCTCTCCTTCGACCGCGCGTCAAGGCCGGTCGCGAATGGGTCACATCCTCCAGGACAATGCGCCAAGTATCCGAGGAGATGGCGGCGCTCAGCAAGACCCTCTACGAAAAGGCGTTCGgctggctcgtcgaccgTATCAACAAGGCTCTCGATCGCCCCACTAGCAAAAGCAGCTTCATCGGTGTTCTCGACATCGCTGGTTTCGAGATCTTTGACGTAAATAGCTTCGAACAGCTCTGCATCAACTATACCAACGAAAAGCTCCAGCAGTTCTTCAATCATCACATGTTTGTCCTTGAGCAGGAAGAGTATGCACGCGAAAACATCGAGTGGGATTTTGTCAACTTTGGCCTCGACCTCCAACCTACCATCGACCTCATCGAGTCGACAACTCCCATCGGCATCCTCTCCTGTCTTGACGAAGAGTGCATCATGCCCAAGGCCACCGATCTCACCTTTACGGAGAAGCTCAACCGCATTTGGGGCACCAACAAGGACGGATCGGCTACCGATGCAGCAGGTGCTGCCATGGCCGCCGAAAAGGGTCTTGCCCATGGTTCTACCAAGTACGCTCGCACTCGGTTCGCCCAAggcttcgtcgtcaagcACTACGCCGGTGACGTCGAATACCGCACCGACGGATGGCtcgacaagaacaaggacCCTCTCAACGACAACCTTACCCGTGTCATGTCCGAATCAACCGACCGCTTCATCGCTTCGCTCTTTGCTGAGTAcgccgaggtcgacgaaGAGACATCGCTCGCTTCAGCACCCAAGCGTCGCATCAAGCGCGGTGCTTTCCGCACTGTGGGTCAGAGACACaaggagcagctcaacTCACTCATGGGCCAGCTCTCGTCAACGCAGCCCCACTTTGTCCGTTGCATCGTCCCAAATCCAGAGAAGAAGCCGGGCAAGATGAATGTaccgctcgtcctcgagcagctgcgttGCAACGGTGTCCTCGAAGGTATCCGTATCGCCCGTCTCGGCTATCCGAACCGACTGCTCTTCTCCGAGTTCAGGAATCGTTACGAGGTCTTGACTCCCGGCATCATTCCTCCAGGCTACATGGACGGTCGCAAAGCTTGTCAGAGAATGGTCGAAGCGCTTGAATTGGACAAGTTAACCTTCAAGATCGGCACCTCCAAGATCTTCTTCAAGGCTGGCGTGCTtgccgagatggaagaaCGCAGAGATTCGCACCTCTACGACATCTTCAGCCGTTTCGGTGCTGCTTGTCGCATGTATACAGCCCGCCGCCAGATGAAGAAGATCCTCAATCGTGCCGCGGCAGTACGAACGGTACAACGCAACGCGCGACTGTACGTGAAATTGCGCGAATGGCCCTGGTGGCAGCTGTACACGCGTGTCCGACCACTCCTGACTGCTACCAGAcacgacgaggagctcaagcgcaagcaactcgagcttgccatgGTCACCGAACGCGCTGAGCGAGATCAAAAGGAACGTGAAGCACTCGAGGCCCTCAAGTTCCAGCTCGAATccgagaagcgcaagatcgAAGAGCAGCTCATCTCGGAGCGAagcctgctgctcgacaaggaTCAGGTGCTGGCTCGCTCCAAAGAGCGCGAATCAGCCCTTGAAGATGATCTGGCAGCACTTCAGAGTGACGTCGACCTGCTTGAGggccagctcgagaaggCTCTTGCATCGCAGAAGGCTACAGAGCAGGCGCACGCCGAACTCAAGCTCGCTTTTGACCAGGCCGCCGACCATCTTCTCCGTCTTGAAGCTGAGCAAAAGGCCTGGAAGGAAAAGGAAGATACCTTCATGCGCGATctcagcaagcacagcacGAATGCAGAACAATTCCGAACCGAGCGTCAAGTCTTTGTTACTGAGAGGGATGACTTGTCCCGCAAGCTGCAGGAGAAGGAGCAggatctcgatcgcgctcACAAGCGCATGATGACTGCTGTACAGGAAGtcgaagccaagctgctggccGAAGCCAACGGTCGACAGGAGGAGCAGAAACGTGctctgcagctcgaagaaCAGACGCGCCAGTCTTCTTATCAAATCTCGGAGCTTCAGCGTGTTGCCGCAGGCTACGAGGCGCGAGTCAAAGAAAAGGAGCAGGAAGTCAGCCAGTTGCAAAAGCAGGTCTCGGATCTCTCTCGAGAGCGCGAGTCACTATCCAAGAAGCTGGAGGATCTCGGTCTCAAGGTCAGTACGCTCACCTTTGATGTCAAGTCGGCAAAGGACGAGCATGCCAAGACCAGCCAGGCCAGAGCCACATTGCAGAAGGAACTGGACGAGACACGACGACTGATGGAAGCAAAAAGCTCCGAGGATGTCAAGACCAAGGAGATCCATCGCATGAAGGAACAAGAGCTCCAGACACTACGAGAGCAGATGGCCAGCGTTCAGCGAGAGTTATTCGAGACCAAGCACTCGAACCTTGAACAAATATCGGCGCTGCGCGCGGAAATCTCGGCAGCGCAGAAGGAAGCTCAGGCACACGGTGCTGCACGACAAGGCGCCGAAGTGCAGCTTCGGGAAGCTGAGGTGCGTGTTCGAGAAACGGATACCAAaattgctgctgctgagaaAGCCAAGCGCGAGGCCGAGACTCTGTTGcaggaagcgcaaagcaAATCTGCCGTCATCAACCGTGGTCTTCAGGACGCGCTCAAGAACAAGGCTACGCTTGAGAAGCAGCTCCAAGCAGCCGCTACCAAGCACCAGGATCTCGAAGACGCGCTGTTGGAGCTCGAACGAAACGAAGCCAGTTGGAAGCACAAAGCTGACCAAGTGGCTGTTGAGCTCAGTGCCGAATCGAAACGGCGCGaactgctcgagcaggcgcacaagcaagccgagcgaaACGCCAACAgcttgcagcagctcgtggCTGGCAAAGACAAGGAGATCAGCGGACTCAAACACGAACTGACGTTGGCGCAGCAGGAGATGCGTCGGCTGCAATCGATGCAGAACAAGACGATTGTCGAGCACGTCCATGTGCTAGAGGAAGCGAAAAAGTACACTGATCGCCAGCTTGCAGATGCTCAGTCCAAGTTGCAAGAGTTGGCGCACTATACCAAGACTCTGGAGAAGAGCAAGGCGCGACTCGcgaacgagaacgaggatCTGACGCGCGAAGTGAGCAGGCTTCAGCGAGCAGCTGGGGGTTCAGCAACGGCGACGGCGTCTGCGAAGGTGGGCAATGGTGTCGGTCTGCGCGGGGCTGTAACCACGTTTGGAAATGTCGCGCCCTCAAGCGGCGATgcaaagtcgatcaagaAACTCGAAGACAAAGTTTCGGAGCTCGCTAGCTCGTtgaagcaagcgcagcagcagcgagatgaGGCGCTTTCCAATGCGCGTCGGAAGGATCTGCAAGCGGACGAAATGGTCAGTCGGGCAAAACGACAGTACGAATCGCACATTCAAGAGCTCGAACGGCAGTTGAAGAATTCGCAGATTGCGAGGAGCACGACAATGACGAACCTCGAGGAGCTGATTCTGGCGGGCCATGGGTCGCCTCGAGAACCGGCTGGATCCAGCGATGGGTTAAGGCATCAGATTCTGGATGAGCTGAGGAGGGGCCACGAAGAGTTGGAACAGGACATTGCTGCCAAAAGCGACTTGCTGAGAAATCACAAGGCTCCCACGAACGGTGTtcaagcagctgcgagaGGATCTAGCAACTACTATGTTTACGACAAGCCTCGGATGCAAAACGCATCTGGCTCAGGGTCATCGACGCATTCGGATCGCGAGCTTGAATCGAAGCTCGCCGAAATGACACGCGCCTACAACGAGTCACTGTCCAACCAACGATCGACTCAAGCTCAAATGTCGCAGCTGGTGACGCAGATCCGCGATCTTCAATCGGACCTGGACCAGACCGAGCTGAAATACGACCAGCTCGCAGCCGCGTACCAGTGCTTGATCCAGGAAGCCGGCGTAGACGAAGGCATGATCCAGAACCTGCAAGCTACGCTGGAAAAATACAAGAACCAGGCAGACAAACATATGGAAAGTTGGAGGAGCTCCACCATGGAGCTGGAAAAACAAACCGCCAGCCTGAGGAATAGCGTCGGTAGAGGCAGGGGAGCAAGCATCAATGGCGAAATCGGTGCTATGGGTAGCCCCACCAGGAGCGCGTTGAGTATGCACTAG